A genome region from Methylicorpusculum oleiharenae includes the following:
- a CDS encoding IS91 family transposase gives MILLSTVIETFEADLLGHYQDSLLPSHRQALAAMKHCRTSQSPVMLAKCDDCDSQRFVPHSCGHRNCPHCQSHESQQWLERQLQRQVPAEYFLVTFTLPKELRALAWQQQRTLYSLMTGCSWETLKTFTQNDPQLKGNAGAITVLHTHSRRLDYHPHVHCVIPAAAIDTEKRLWRTKRGKKGQDKKQTGYLFNHKALAKVFRAKLLEAITQAGLDLPHRYPEKWVVDVKSVGSGDKALVYLGRYLYKGVIQEKDIVACRDGQVTFRYQDSKTRQMRTRTLPGAQFLWLILRHVLPKGFRRTRNFGFLHPNSKRLIGLLQYLLGLNPNRALAWLRKRPVLTCACCGGEMRIVKTRILPILRSQTMPAGQPG, from the coding sequence ATGATTTTACTATCCACCGTCATCGAAACCTTCGAAGCCGACTTGCTTGGGCATTATCAAGATTCGCTGTTGCCCAGTCACCGGCAAGCACTAGCCGCCATGAAGCACTGTCGCACCTCGCAAAGTCCCGTCATGCTGGCGAAATGCGATGACTGCGATAGCCAACGCTTCGTCCCGCATTCCTGCGGCCATCGAAACTGCCCGCATTGCCAGTCTCACGAATCTCAACAATGGTTGGAAAGGCAATTGCAAAGGCAGGTGCCCGCCGAGTATTTTTTGGTGACCTTCACCTTGCCCAAGGAACTCAGGGCGCTGGCCTGGCAACAGCAACGTACCCTTTACAGCTTGATGACCGGCTGTAGCTGGGAGACACTGAAAACCTTCACGCAAAACGACCCGCAGCTCAAAGGCAATGCCGGCGCTATCACGGTACTACACACCCATTCCCGCCGTCTCGACTACCACCCGCATGTCCATTGCGTGATACCGGCGGCGGCCATTGATACGGAAAAGCGCCTGTGGCGAACCAAACGCGGCAAAAAAGGCCAAGACAAAAAACAAACCGGCTACTTGTTCAACCACAAGGCATTGGCCAAGGTCTTTCGCGCTAAACTGCTCGAAGCGATCACTCAAGCGGGACTTGATCTGCCGCACCGGTATCCCGAAAAATGGGTCGTCGACGTCAAGTCCGTCGGCAGTGGCGATAAGGCGTTGGTTTATCTCGGACGCTATCTTTATAAAGGCGTCATCCAGGAAAAAGACATTGTCGCCTGCCGGGACGGCCAAGTGACGTTTCGCTACCAAGACAGTAAAACCCGCCAAATGCGGACTCGAACGCTGCCCGGCGCCCAATTCCTGTGGCTGATTCTCCGGCATGTCTTACCCAAGGGCTTCAGGCGCACCCGCAACTTCGGCTTTTTGCATCCCAACAGCAAACGGCTGATTGGATTGTTGCAATACCTGCTTGGCTTGAATCCAAACCGGGCGCTGGCATGGCTGAGAAAACGGCCGGTACTCACCTGCGCCTGCTGCGGCGGAGAAATGCGGATTGTGAAAACGCGCATCCTGCCGATCTTACGCAGCCAGACAATGCCCGCCGGCCAACCGGGTTGA